A part of Amycolatopsis camponoti genomic DNA contains:
- a CDS encoding helix-hairpin-helix domain-containing protein produces the protein MFEQPARDPGLPVNDRLAWLADQLSPDASTVGPGGRLVRRWLPGGPAGAGRRRWAFAGVLVSVVVIVLGSVALFGGPPVPEPPPALPSAKPASEAPARAAPQAGLVVSVIGRVRSPGLVTVVQGARVADVLRAVGGAEPGADLSALNLARRVTDGEQLAVGIPAPAAAPAGAPADAKVDLNAASADQLDTLPGVGEVTAQRIIQWRTEHGGFTKVEQLRDVGGIGESKFQKLREKVTVG, from the coding sequence GTGTTCGAGCAGCCCGCCCGGGATCCGGGCCTCCCCGTCAACGACCGGCTCGCCTGGCTGGCCGACCAGCTCTCGCCCGACGCGAGCACGGTCGGGCCCGGTGGCCGGCTGGTCCGGCGCTGGCTGCCGGGCGGTCCGGCCGGTGCCGGCCGCCGCCGGTGGGCGTTCGCCGGTGTCCTCGTGTCGGTCGTGGTGATCGTCCTCGGCTCGGTCGCGCTCTTCGGCGGCCCGCCGGTACCCGAGCCCCCGCCCGCGCTGCCCAGCGCGAAACCGGCAAGCGAAGCACCGGCCCGGGCCGCACCCCAGGCGGGTCTCGTCGTCAGCGTGATCGGCCGGGTCCGGTCGCCCGGCCTGGTCACTGTGGTCCAGGGCGCCCGGGTCGCGGACGTCCTGCGGGCCGTCGGCGGGGCCGAGCCCGGCGCGGACCTGAGCGCGCTCAACCTCGCCCGCCGGGTGACCGACGGGGAGCAGCTCGCGGTCGGGATCCCGGCGCCCGCGGCCGCGCCGGCCGGTGCCCCGGCGGACGCGAAGGTCGACCTCAACGCGGCGAGCGCGGACCAGCTGGACACGCTGCCCGGCGTCGGCGAGGTGACGGCCCAACGGATCATCCAGTGGCGCACCGAGCACGGCGGCTTCACGAAGGTCGAGCAACTGCGCGACGTCGGCGGCATCGGCGAAAGCAAGTTTCAGAAATTGCGGGAGAAGGTGACGGTCGGATGA
- a CDS encoding ComEC/Rec2 family competence protein, producing the protein MSTLPTTDTRQDMRLVPAALACWLAALGGLLLGWWTAVALGLASAVVAGLLLWRARGRPRVLGAAAALLVLGLVAAGPVAWRIREAQRDDLRAASADGLPASLRVVVAERPKPVRSAGYADQQAGARSVVLTTDVRTASVDGRPVTSSGRVLLLAPVAQWASLLPGQEVTASGLLMSPRGSDLTVAVLSVRGPPGDLGSAPWWQRTAAGLRAGLHDLCQVLPDEPAGLLPGLVLGDTSGLSPRVEQEFVTAGLAHLTAVSGGNLAVACGAVLLLLRLVRLGPRLSAVAAGACLVGFLVLVGPEPSVLRAGVMAAVALLALALGKRGSALPALAFAVAALVVTDPAMATDFGFALSVFATAGLVLLAPRWAVALARRGVPPGFAEGLAIPLAAFLVTAPVIAGMAGTVSLVSVLTNVLAAPVVAPATVLGVLATVIGPWWPGAGKVLVHLADPEARWLITVARHGARAPGAVVAWPGGWSGGLLAAAVLAVLVLAARRRRVRLVMAVLVVGALLVFVPVRVLAPAWPPRNWAMVECDVGQGDAVVLATAEPGRAVVVDTGPEPGPVDECLHRLAVDRIPLLVLSHLHADHIGGLTSVFDGRAVGGIAVGPGRAPEWAWRQVAAEARRQGVPLVELSPGERLTWPGLSLDVLGPRYVPERSAGLQDGTTINNSSVVLRARTPAGRVLLTGDVELAAQADLLADGDDLKAEVLKVPHHGSRYSLPAFLTAVGPRVALVSVGAGNTYGHPNKSTMDTLTALGALVTRTDMDGDTAVVGDPAGPAVARRGEPRGPPRR; encoded by the coding sequence ATGAGCACCCTGCCCACGACCGACACCCGGCAGGACATGCGGCTCGTCCCGGCGGCGCTGGCGTGCTGGCTGGCCGCGCTCGGCGGGCTGCTGCTGGGCTGGTGGACGGCGGTGGCACTCGGCCTCGCTTCGGCGGTGGTCGCCGGGCTGCTGCTCTGGCGGGCGCGGGGGCGTCCCCGGGTGCTCGGCGCGGCGGCGGCCCTGCTGGTGCTGGGACTGGTCGCCGCGGGCCCGGTCGCCTGGCGGATCCGGGAGGCGCAGCGCGACGACCTCCGCGCGGCTTCGGCCGACGGGCTCCCCGCGTCGCTGCGGGTCGTCGTCGCCGAGCGGCCGAAACCCGTGCGCAGCGCCGGCTACGCCGATCAGCAGGCCGGTGCCCGATCGGTGGTGCTGACGACCGACGTCCGCACGGCGTCGGTCGACGGCCGGCCCGTGACGTCGTCCGGACGCGTCCTGCTGCTGGCGCCCGTCGCCCAGTGGGCTTCACTGCTGCCGGGCCAGGAGGTGACGGCGAGCGGCTTGCTCATGTCACCGCGCGGCTCGGACCTGACCGTCGCGGTGCTGTCCGTGCGCGGCCCGCCGGGAGACCTCGGGTCGGCGCCGTGGTGGCAGCGGACCGCGGCCGGGCTGCGCGCCGGACTCCACGACCTGTGCCAGGTCCTGCCGGACGAACCGGCCGGCTTGCTGCCGGGCCTGGTTCTGGGCGACACGAGCGGGTTGTCGCCGCGGGTCGAGCAGGAGTTCGTCACCGCCGGGCTCGCCCACCTGACCGCGGTCAGCGGGGGAAACCTGGCCGTGGCGTGCGGCGCGGTACTGCTCTTGCTGCGGCTGGTGCGGCTCGGGCCGCGGCTGTCGGCGGTGGCGGCCGGCGCGTGCCTGGTCGGGTTCCTCGTCCTGGTCGGCCCGGAGCCGAGCGTGCTGCGCGCGGGGGTGATGGCGGCGGTCGCGTTGCTGGCTCTGGCGCTGGGCAAGCGAGGTTCGGCGTTGCCCGCACTGGCTTTCGCGGTGGCTGCGCTGGTGGTGACGGATCCGGCGATGGCGACGGACTTCGGGTTCGCGCTGTCGGTGTTCGCCACGGCCGGGCTGGTCCTCCTCGCGCCCCGCTGGGCCGTCGCGCTGGCTCGTCGCGGTGTCCCGCCGGGATTCGCCGAAGGGCTGGCGATCCCGCTGGCGGCCTTCCTCGTGACCGCGCCGGTCATCGCGGGCATGGCGGGCACGGTGAGCCTGGTTTCGGTGCTGACCAACGTCCTCGCCGCGCCCGTCGTGGCCCCCGCGACGGTGCTCGGCGTGCTGGCGACGGTGATCGGGCCTTGGTGGCCGGGTGCCGGGAAGGTCCTGGTGCACCTGGCCGACCCGGAGGCCCGGTGGCTGATCACCGTGGCGCGCCACGGCGCGCGGGCTCCCGGCGCGGTCGTCGCCTGGCCCGGCGGCTGGTCGGGCGGGCTGCTCGCGGCCGCCGTGCTGGCGGTGCTGGTGCTGGCCGCTCGGCGCCGGCGCGTGCGGTTGGTAATGGCGGTGCTCGTCGTCGGCGCGCTGCTGGTCTTCGTGCCGGTCCGGGTGCTCGCGCCGGCGTGGCCACCGCGGAACTGGGCGATGGTCGAGTGCGACGTCGGGCAGGGCGACGCCGTCGTGCTGGCGACCGCCGAGCCGGGACGCGCGGTCGTCGTGGACACCGGACCCGAGCCGGGACCGGTCGACGAGTGCCTGCACCGGCTGGCGGTCGACCGGATCCCGCTGCTGGTGCTGAGTCACCTGCACGCCGACCACATCGGCGGGCTGACATCGGTCTTCGACGGCCGGGCGGTCGGCGGGATCGCCGTCGGCCCCGGGCGGGCGCCGGAGTGGGCGTGGCGGCAGGTCGCCGCGGAGGCTCGCCGGCAGGGGGTGCCCCTGGTGGAGCTGAGCCCGGGGGAGCGGCTGACGTGGCCCGGGCTGTCGCTCGACGTGCTCGGCCCGCGCTACGTGCCGGAGCGTTCGGCCGGTCTGCAGGACGGCACAACGATCAACAACAGCTCGGTCGTCCTGCGAGCACGGACCCCGGCCGGCCGGGTGCTCCTGACCGGCGACGTCGAACTGGCGGCCCAGGCCGACCTGCTGGCCGACGGCGACGACCTGAAAGCGGAGGTGTTGAAGGTGCCCCACCACGGCTCGCGCTACTCGTTGCCGGCGTTCCTCACGGCGGTCGGGCCGCGGGTGGCATTGGTCAGCGTGGGCGCGGGCAACACCTACGGGCACCCGAACAAGTCCACAATGGACACCTTGACGGCGCTCGGAGCCTTGGTCACCCGGACCGACATGGACGGCGACACGGCGGTGGTCGGCGACCCGGCAGGCCCGGCGGTAGCGCGACGGGGCGAGCCGCGCGGCCCGCCGCGCCGCTGA
- the thrC gene encoding threonine synthase, translating to MTATLGTTSTTKTPDLGPAVELVSKEEGHRQPLAPEFVSAEDFSPLEVAYDFGRVRREDIEAGPKNIWRYKKLLPVPSNIEEIPNTEPGATRLIRADRLAKELGLKRLWVKDDTGNPTHSFKDRVVAVALAAAREFGFEVLACPSTGNLANATAAAAARAGWRSVVLIPKTLERAKILTTAVYDGDLIAVDGNYDDVNRLATELAGEHPKWAFVNVNVRPYYSEGSKTLAFEVAEQLGWRIPPQIVVPIASGSQLTKVDKGFRELGQLGLVDASPYKVFGAQATGCSPVSAAFRAGQDVVQPVKPDTIAKSLAIGNPADGPYVLDIVNRTGGAIEDVTDEEVVEGIRLLARTEGIFTETAGGVTVATAKKLVETGKLDPDAETVLLITGDGLKTLDAVENHIGPKATVAASAKAVNEALGY from the coding sequence ATGACCGCCACCCTCGGAACGACCTCCACCACGAAGACCCCGGATCTCGGTCCCGCCGTCGAACTGGTGTCGAAGGAAGAGGGCCACCGGCAGCCGCTCGCCCCGGAGTTCGTCTCCGCCGAGGACTTCTCGCCGCTCGAGGTCGCCTACGACTTCGGCCGCGTCCGCCGCGAAGACATCGAGGCCGGCCCCAAGAACATCTGGCGCTACAAGAAGCTCCTCCCGGTGCCGTCCAACATCGAAGAGATCCCGAACACCGAGCCCGGCGCGACCCGGCTGATCCGCGCCGACCGCCTCGCCAAGGAACTCGGCCTCAAGCGCTTGTGGGTCAAGGACGACACCGGCAACCCGACGCACTCCTTCAAGGACCGCGTGGTCGCCGTCGCGCTGGCCGCGGCCCGCGAGTTCGGGTTCGAGGTGCTCGCCTGTCCGTCGACCGGCAACCTGGCCAACGCGACGGCCGCCGCCGCGGCCCGCGCGGGCTGGCGGTCGGTCGTGCTGATCCCGAAGACCCTCGAGCGCGCCAAGATCCTCACCACCGCGGTCTACGACGGCGACCTGATCGCCGTCGACGGCAACTACGACGACGTCAACCGCCTCGCCACCGAGCTCGCCGGCGAGCACCCGAAGTGGGCGTTCGTCAACGTGAACGTCCGGCCGTACTACTCGGAAGGCTCGAAGACGCTGGCCTTCGAGGTCGCCGAGCAGCTCGGCTGGCGCATCCCGCCGCAGATCGTCGTGCCGATCGCCTCCGGTTCGCAGTTGACCAAGGTGGACAAGGGTTTCCGCGAGCTGGGCCAGCTCGGTCTCGTGGACGCCAGCCCGTACAAGGTGTTCGGCGCGCAGGCCACCGGTTGCTCGCCGGTGTCGGCCGCGTTCCGCGCCGGCCAGGACGTGGTCCAGCCGGTGAAGCCGGACACGATCGCCAAATCCCTGGCGATCGGCAACCCGGCCGACGGCCCGTACGTGCTCGACATCGTCAACCGCACCGGCGGCGCGATCGAGGACGTCACCGACGAAGAGGTCGTCGAGGGCATCCGGCTGCTGGCCCGCACCGAAGGCATCTTCACCGAGACCGCGGGCGGGGTCACCGTCGCGACGGCGAAGAAGCTGGTCGAGACCGGCAAGCTGGACCCGGACGCCGAGACGGTGCTCCTGATCACCGGCGACGGCCTCAAGACCCTCGACGCGGTCGAGAACCACATCGGCCCGAAGGCGACCGTGGCCGCGTCCGCCAAGGCAGTGAACGAGGCGCTCGGCTACTGA
- the holA gene encoding DNA polymerase III subunit delta: MTAQATAPAPLHLVLGEEELLIERAVRETLAASRALDATAELTRVRVSDLTAPELAELVSPSLFSEGRVIVLESAQDISQELSDAVASYLKDPADGVVLVVVHTGGGRSKAGKTLPAVLKKAGAEVTECPKMTKPAEREQFVRHEVRRAGGKIDPGGVAALIDAVGSDLRELSSAATQLVADAGGTVDADAVHRYHRGRADVTGFAVAEKAVSGDRSAALESLRWAMQLGVPHVLVADALADAVRTIARVSGAGRGNPNQLAGELGMPPWKIRKAQGQVRGWNQDGLATAMRVVARLNAEVKGVAADPGYALERAVLEVAAAKGDR; encoded by the coding sequence GTGACCGCGCAAGCCACCGCCCCGGCCCCGCTTCACCTGGTCCTGGGTGAGGAAGAACTGCTGATCGAGCGCGCCGTGCGGGAGACGCTCGCCGCGTCCCGCGCGCTCGACGCCACGGCCGAGCTGACTCGCGTCCGGGTGTCGGATCTCACAGCCCCCGAGCTGGCCGAACTCGTCAGCCCGTCGCTGTTCAGCGAGGGTCGCGTGATCGTCTTGGAGTCGGCGCAGGACATCTCGCAGGAGCTTTCCGACGCGGTGGCGTCCTACCTGAAGGACCCGGCGGACGGTGTCGTGCTGGTCGTCGTGCACACCGGCGGCGGGCGCAGCAAGGCGGGCAAGACGCTCCCGGCGGTGCTGAAGAAGGCCGGCGCGGAGGTCACCGAGTGCCCGAAGATGACCAAGCCGGCCGAGCGCGAGCAGTTCGTACGGCACGAGGTGCGCCGCGCGGGCGGCAAGATCGACCCGGGCGGAGTCGCCGCTCTGATCGACGCCGTGGGGTCCGACCTGCGAGAACTCTCCTCGGCGGCGACGCAACTGGTGGCGGACGCCGGCGGAACCGTCGACGCGGACGCAGTCCATCGCTACCACCGCGGGCGCGCTGACGTGACCGGCTTCGCGGTCGCGGAGAAGGCCGTGAGCGGCGACCGTTCGGCGGCGCTGGAGTCGCTGCGCTGGGCGATGCAGCTGGGCGTCCCGCACGTCCTGGTGGCGGACGCGCTGGCCGACGCGGTCCGCACGATCGCCCGGGTCTCGGGCGCGGGCCGGGGCAACCCGAACCAGCTGGCGGGCGAGCTGGGCATGCCGCCGTGGAAGATCCGCAAGGCCCAGGGCCAGGTCCGGGGCTGGAACCAGGACGGCCTGGCGACGGCGATGCGCGTGGTGGCGAGGCTGAACGCCGAGGTCAAGGGCGTGGCGGCCGACCCGGGCTACGCGTTGGAGCGCGCGGTCCTCGAGGTAGCGGCCGCCAAGGGCGACCGCTGA
- the rpsT gene encoding 30S ribosomal protein S20 — MANIKSQIKRITTNEKARQRNQAIRSSVKTAIRKVREAAESGDKAKAVELQRDAAQKLDKAVSKGVIHANQAANKKSALAKRVNAL; from the coding sequence ATGGCCAACATCAAGTCGCAGATCAAGCGCATCACGACGAACGAGAAGGCGCGTCAGCGCAACCAGGCGATCCGGTCCTCGGTGAAGACCGCGATCCGCAAGGTTCGCGAAGCCGCCGAGTCCGGCGACAAGGCCAAGGCCGTCGAGCTGCAGCGCGACGCCGCCCAGAAGCTGGACAAGGCCGTCTCGAAGGGCGTCATCCACGCCAACCAGGCCGCCAACAAGAAGTCGGCGCTGGCGAAGCGCGTCAACGCGCTCTGA
- a CDS encoding DMT family transporter has product MNTTALSLVLVAAVVHAAWNLAAKRISSGGTQFVWLYYTASAVVLLPVTVVLLVVEDDRPQWSWLVAAVVTSVLHIVYGIVLQRGYRVGDLSVVYPVARGTGPLLSVLAAVLVLGERPGWLGLLGAFLVIAGVLVISTGRQGGDPKAVKAGILYGLLTGAVIAGYTLWDAHSVTGLGVPPVVYFGLGSVLQSVLLLPGALAGRVEVTRIWREQRREVFIVGLLSPIAYILVLFALTMAPVSLVAPARELSIVLGGLAAWLVLGESDAVRRLAGSVIVLSGIAAIAAA; this is encoded by the coding sequence ATGAACACCACCGCCCTCTCGCTCGTCCTCGTCGCCGCCGTCGTGCACGCCGCGTGGAACCTGGCCGCCAAGCGGATCTCCTCCGGTGGCACCCAGTTCGTCTGGCTCTACTACACCGCTTCCGCCGTCGTGCTGCTGCCGGTCACGGTCGTGCTGCTCGTCGTGGAAGACGACCGTCCACAGTGGAGCTGGCTGGTGGCCGCGGTGGTCACGTCGGTGCTGCACATCGTCTACGGCATCGTGCTGCAGCGCGGGTACCGCGTCGGCGACCTCTCCGTCGTCTACCCCGTCGCGCGGGGCACCGGGCCGCTGCTGTCGGTGCTGGCCGCCGTCCTCGTGCTCGGCGAGCGGCCCGGCTGGCTCGGCCTGCTCGGCGCGTTCCTGGTGATCGCCGGGGTGCTCGTGATCAGCACCGGCCGCCAGGGCGGCGACCCGAAGGCCGTCAAGGCCGGCATCCTCTACGGCCTCCTGACCGGGGCCGTCATCGCCGGCTACACCCTCTGGGACGCGCACTCGGTGACCGGCCTCGGCGTGCCGCCGGTCGTCTACTTCGGCCTCGGCTCGGTCCTGCAGAGCGTGCTGCTCCTGCCCGGCGCGCTGGCCGGCCGCGTGGAGGTGACGCGGATCTGGCGCGAGCAGCGCCGCGAGGTGTTCATCGTCGGGCTGCTTTCGCCGATCGCGTACATCCTCGTGCTGTTCGCCCTCACGATGGCGCCGGTCAGCCTGGTCGCGCCCGCCCGGGAGCTGAGCATCGTGCTCGGCGGCCTCGCCGCCTGGCTGGTGCTGGGCGAAAGCGACGCCGTGCGGCGGCTCGCCGGGTCGGTGATCGTGCTGTCCGGCATCGCCGCGATTGCGGCGGCCTGA
- a CDS encoding VOC family protein, giving the protein MEVLKSRLIVRARDAEATTAFYRDTLGLAVEREFPGGTVFFLGHGSLEVSGRGETGASPDLVLWLQVRDLAGTLADLKERGLEPVRGAQREPWGLDEAWIADPEGTRIVLVEVPEGHPIRVDTR; this is encoded by the coding sequence ATGGAAGTCCTGAAGAGCAGGCTGATCGTCCGCGCGCGCGACGCCGAGGCGACGACGGCGTTCTACCGCGACACCCTCGGCCTGGCCGTGGAGCGTGAGTTCCCCGGCGGCACGGTGTTCTTCCTCGGCCACGGCTCCCTGGAGGTCTCCGGCCGGGGCGAGACGGGCGCGTCGCCCGATCTGGTGCTCTGGCTGCAGGTCCGCGACCTCGCCGGCACCTTGGCCGATCTCAAGGAGCGAGGCCTGGAGCCGGTGCGGGGCGCCCAGCGCGAGCCCTGGGGCCTCGACGAGGCCTGGATCGCCGACCCGGAAGGCACGCGGATCGTGCTGGTCGAGGTGCCCGAGGGCCACCCCATCCGGGTGGACACCCGTTAG
- a CDS encoding class I SAM-dependent methyltransferase, with protein sequence MSTSHQPAPPPQPETSGFARVLDRAFGHPSGPLGRLGGWVMARGNAATEQRVVDLARIEPDETVLVVGPGPGVGLDAAARLAGRAIGVDPSPEMLGLCHERCGDRAELREGSAARTGEPDGSVDVVLTVNNVMLWDDRAVGFAELLRVLRPGGRLLLSAHEKWLPVSRHVLADEAAEAGFADLQTWTWDPPGFAALAAQLRAVKPV encoded by the coding sequence ATGAGCACTTCGCACCAGCCGGCACCCCCTCCCCAGCCGGAGACCAGCGGCTTCGCCCGCGTTCTCGACCGTGCGTTCGGTCACCCCTCCGGCCCGCTCGGCCGCCTCGGCGGCTGGGTGATGGCGCGGGGCAACGCCGCCACCGAGCAGCGCGTCGTCGACCTGGCCCGGATCGAACCGGACGAGACCGTCCTGGTCGTCGGCCCCGGCCCCGGCGTCGGCCTGGACGCCGCCGCGCGGCTGGCCGGGCGCGCCATCGGCGTCGACCCCTCCCCCGAGATGCTCGGGCTCTGCCACGAGCGCTGCGGCGACCGCGCCGAGCTGCGCGAAGGGTCGGCGGCCCGCACCGGCGAGCCCGACGGGTCCGTCGACGTCGTGCTGACCGTCAACAACGTCATGCTCTGGGACGACCGGGCGGTCGGGTTCGCCGAGCTGCTCCGGGTGCTGCGGCCCGGCGGGCGGCTGCTGCTGTCCGCGCACGAGAAGTGGCTGCCCGTGAGCAGGCACGTCCTGGCCGACGAAGCCGCCGAAGCGGGCTTCGCCGACCTGCAGACGTGGACCTGGGACCCGCCCGGCTTCGCCGCGCTGGCCGCGCAGCTGCGCGCCGTCAAGCCCGTCTAA
- the lepA gene encoding translation elongation factor 4, which produces MTTFADTTFTPPELIRNFCIIAHIDHGKSTLADRMLQLTGVVEERAMRAQYLDRMDIERERGITIKAQNVRLPWQVDGQDHVLHMIDTPGHVDFTYEVSRALEACEGAVLLVDAAQGIEAQTLANLYLALENNLQIIPVLNKIDLPSADPDKYAGELAHIIGCEPDDVLRVSAKTGMGVGALLDEVVKSVPAPQGDADAPARAMIFDSVYDTYRGVVTYIRVVDGKITPRERIKMMSTGATHELLEVGIISPEPKASKGLGVGEVGYLITGVKDVRQSKVGDTVTSERNGAKEALAGYREPKPMVYSGLYPVDGSDYPELREALDKLQLNDAALDYEPETSVALGFGFRCGFLGLLHLEITRDRLEREFGLDLISTAPNVVYDVVLDDGKEIHVTNPSDWPTGSKIDKVLEPVSKVSILAPSEFIGTIMELCQNKRGQLLGMDYLSEDRVELRYNMPLGEIIFDFFDTLKSRTRGYASLDYEEAGTQAADLVKVDILLQGEAVDAFSAIVHKDDAYNYGNRMVNRLRELIPRQNFEVPIQAAIGARIIARETIRAIRKDVLAKCYGGDISRKRKLLEKQKEGKKRMKTVGRVEVPQEAFVAALSTEDSGKNKK; this is translated from the coding sequence GTGACGACGTTCGCCGACACGACCTTCACGCCTCCGGAGCTCATCCGGAACTTCTGCATCATCGCGCACATCGACCACGGCAAGTCCACCCTGGCCGACCGCATGCTGCAGCTCACCGGCGTCGTGGAAGAGCGGGCCATGCGCGCTCAGTACCTCGACCGGATGGACATCGAGCGCGAGCGCGGGATCACGATCAAGGCCCAGAACGTCCGGCTGCCCTGGCAGGTCGACGGGCAGGACCACGTCCTGCACATGATCGACACCCCGGGCCACGTCGACTTCACCTACGAGGTCTCCCGGGCGCTGGAGGCGTGCGAAGGCGCCGTCCTGCTGGTCGACGCCGCGCAGGGGATCGAGGCCCAGACGCTGGCCAACCTCTACCTCGCGCTGGAGAACAACCTCCAGATCATCCCGGTGCTGAACAAGATCGACCTGCCCTCGGCCGACCCCGACAAGTACGCGGGTGAGCTGGCCCACATCATCGGCTGCGAGCCGGACGACGTGCTGCGGGTCTCGGCCAAGACCGGCATGGGCGTCGGCGCGCTGCTCGACGAGGTCGTGAAGTCGGTCCCGGCGCCGCAGGGCGACGCGGACGCGCCGGCCCGGGCGATGATCTTCGACTCGGTCTACGACACCTACCGCGGCGTCGTCACCTACATCCGCGTCGTCGACGGCAAGATCACCCCGCGCGAGCGCATCAAGATGATGTCCACCGGCGCCACCCACGAGCTGCTGGAAGTCGGCATCATCTCGCCGGAACCGAAGGCCAGCAAGGGACTCGGCGTCGGCGAGGTCGGCTACCTGATCACCGGCGTGAAGGACGTCCGCCAGTCCAAGGTCGGCGACACCGTGACGTCCGAGCGCAACGGCGCGAAGGAAGCGCTGGCCGGGTACCGCGAACCGAAGCCGATGGTCTACTCCGGACTGTATCCGGTGGACGGGTCCGACTACCCGGAGCTGCGCGAGGCGCTGGACAAGCTCCAGCTGAACGACGCCGCGCTCGACTACGAGCCGGAGACGTCGGTGGCGCTGGGCTTCGGCTTCCGCTGCGGCTTCCTCGGCCTGCTGCACCTGGAGATCACGCGCGACCGGCTCGAGCGCGAGTTCGGCCTCGACCTGATCTCGACGGCGCCCAACGTGGTCTACGACGTCGTGCTGGACGACGGCAAGGAAATCCACGTCACCAACCCGTCGGACTGGCCGACCGGCAGCAAGATCGACAAGGTGCTGGAGCCGGTCAGCAAGGTCAGCATCCTGGCGCCGTCGGAGTTCATCGGCACGATCATGGAGCTGTGCCAGAACAAGCGCGGCCAGCTGCTCGGCATGGACTACCTGTCCGAGGACCGCGTCGAGCTGCGGTACAACATGCCGCTGGGCGAGATCATCTTCGACTTCTTCGACACGCTGAAGTCGCGTACACGCGGTTATGCGTCGCTGGACTACGAAGAGGCCGGCACCCAGGCGGCGGACCTGGTCAAGGTGGACATCCTGCTGCAGGGCGAGGCCGTGGACGCGTTCTCCGCGATCGTGCACAAGGACGACGCCTACAACTACGGCAACCGCATGGTGAACCGGCTTCGCGAGCTGATCCCGCGGCAGAACTTCGAGGTGCCGATCCAGGCGGCCATCGGCGCCCGGATCATTGCCCGCGAAACCATTCGCGCGATCCGCAAGGACGTTCTGGCCAAGTGCTACGGCGGTGACATTTCGCGTAAGCGCAAGCTGCTGGAAAAGCAGAAGGAAGGCAAGAAGCGGATGAAGACCGTGGGCCGGGTCGAGGTCCCGCAGGAGGCCTTCGTCGCCGCACTGTCCACTGAGGACTCCGGGAAGAACAAGAAGTAA
- a CDS encoding Uma2 family endonuclease → MTVMADIEHPTDSGPLTVHDIEGIPNDGRRYELIDGVLIVSPAPGRRHQKVVVRLSRALDDACPPEYDVLVAPFAVHHGDQIELQPDVLVGRDEDFTEKDLPVPPVLAVEVLSPSTAIHDLNTKKAVYERLGVAAYWVIDPVEPALTVFELDEDGHYHQVGKAAGDEPFEAERPFPVRIVPRELLGRLG, encoded by the coding sequence ATGACGGTCATGGCGGACATCGAGCATCCCACCGATTCGGGCCCCTTGACGGTGCACGATATCGAGGGGATCCCGAATGACGGCCGACGCTACGAGCTCATCGACGGGGTGCTCATCGTGAGCCCTGCGCCGGGAAGAAGACATCAGAAGGTCGTGGTGAGGCTCTCCAGAGCCCTCGACGATGCTTGCCCGCCTGAGTACGACGTACTCGTCGCGCCGTTCGCGGTGCATCACGGTGACCAGATCGAGCTGCAGCCCGACGTCCTGGTCGGCCGGGACGAAGACTTCACCGAGAAGGATCTCCCGGTGCCGCCGGTACTGGCGGTCGAAGTGCTGTCGCCGAGTACCGCGATCCACGACCTCAACACCAAGAAGGCGGTCTATGAGCGGCTGGGCGTGGCCGCTTACTGGGTGATCGATCCGGTCGAGCCCGCGCTCACCGTGTTCGAGCTGGACGAAGACGGCCACTACCACCAGGTCGGCAAGGCGGCCGGTGACGAACCGTTCGAGGCCGAGCGGCCGTTCCCGGTGCGGATCGTGCCACGGGAGCTGCTGGGCCGGCTCGGCTGA
- a CDS encoding PH domain-containing protein, whose translation MPESPPRVTTPVKVLIGVLLVADAGFGAALIAGLVRDLSPWLLGGAYAATVLLAVVAFRLSRARTLKRGFAGLRDLTVGEEGLRVPAGTLSTRLIPWSQIADVSTRRSARFGDGFLRDALWVDLITGEGVESSVQRYAPRGKLTPAPPQRRQFEQTAILDPALFDAVVDRVRKELRHRQLHAQLRGTPRIR comes from the coding sequence TTGCCCGAGTCCCCGCCCCGCGTCACCACGCCGGTCAAGGTCCTGATCGGCGTGCTCCTCGTCGCCGACGCCGGCTTCGGCGCGGCCCTGATCGCCGGCCTGGTGCGCGACCTCTCACCGTGGCTGCTCGGCGGTGCCTACGCGGCGACCGTGCTCCTCGCCGTCGTGGCCTTCCGTCTGTCGCGCGCCCGCACGCTCAAGCGCGGCTTCGCGGGCCTTCGCGACCTGACCGTCGGCGAGGAGGGCCTCCGCGTGCCCGCGGGCACCCTCAGCACGCGGCTGATCCCGTGGTCGCAGATCGCCGACGTCTCCACCCGCCGCTCGGCCCGGTTCGGCGACGGCTTCCTGCGCGACGCCCTCTGGGTCGACCTGATCACCGGCGAAGGCGTCGAGAGCTCGGTGCAGCGGTACGCGCCCCGCGGCAAGCTCACGCCCGCGCCGCCCCAGCGACGCCAGTTCGAGCAGACGGCGATCCTCGACCCGGCCCTGTTCGACGCGGTGGTCGACCGCGTCCGGAAGGAGCTGCGCCACCGGCAGCTCCACGCTCAGCTGCGCGGCACGCCCCGCATCCGCTGA